One Streptomyces sp. NBC_00223 genomic window carries:
- a CDS encoding GtrA family protein yields MRPAPGARRVRAMLPELLGFALAGGAAYVADLGLFIWLRGPGGLGPLTAKALSFLAGCTVAYAGNALGTYRRRTPPAGRARQYGVFFAVNTAGALVQLLCLAVSHYVLGFTDPRSDIVSGAGVGMLLATALRFWGIRTLVFRPRPEVRSAARSPGRRSRGRARAGGG; encoded by the coding sequence ATGAGGCCGGCGCCGGGCGCGCGGCGGGTACGGGCCATGCTGCCGGAACTCCTCGGCTTCGCGCTCGCCGGTGGCGCCGCCTACGTCGCCGATCTGGGCCTGTTCATCTGGCTGCGCGGTCCCGGCGGGCTCGGTCCGCTGACCGCCAAGGCGCTGTCCTTCCTCGCGGGCTGCACGGTCGCCTACGCGGGGAACGCGCTGGGCACCTACCGCCGCCGTACGCCCCCGGCCGGCCGGGCCCGGCAGTACGGCGTCTTCTTCGCCGTCAACACCGCGGGCGCGCTCGTCCAGTTGCTGTGCCTGGCCGTGTCGCACTACGTCCTCGGCTTCACCGATCCGCGCTCGGACATCGTCTCCGGGGCGGGCGTCGGAATGCTGCTGGCCACCGCGCTGCGCTTCTGGGGGATCCGCACGCTGGTCTTCCGGCCGCGGCCCGAGGTACGCTCTGCCGCCCGCTCACCGGGCCGCAGGAGCCGCGGGCGTGCTCGGGCCGGGGGAGGGTAA
- a CDS encoding decaprenylphospho-beta-D-erythro-pentofuranosid-2-ulose 2-reductase: MKDAFGAPQSLLVLGGTSEIGLATARRLVARRARRVYLAGRPSPALEAAAEELRGLGAEAYVVAFDALDPGAHEEILGKVFADGDIDVVLLAFGVLGDQARDEREPLAAVRVAQTNYTGAVSAALVCGTALQRQGHGSLVVLSSVAGERARRANFIYGSSKAGLDAFTQGLGDALHGCGVHVMAVRPGFVRTKMTAGLPAAPLATTAEAVAEAIEGGLRRRAEIIWVPGALRVVMSTMRHLPRAAFRRLPV; this comes from the coding sequence ATGAAGGACGCTTTCGGCGCACCCCAGTCCCTGCTGGTCCTGGGCGGCACCTCGGAGATCGGTCTGGCCACCGCCCGGCGGCTCGTCGCGCGCCGGGCCCGCCGGGTGTATCTGGCCGGGCGGCCGTCGCCCGCGCTGGAGGCGGCGGCCGAGGAGCTGCGCGGCCTGGGCGCGGAGGCGTACGTGGTGGCCTTCGACGCGCTGGACCCCGGCGCGCACGAGGAGATCCTCGGCAAGGTCTTCGCGGACGGCGACATCGACGTGGTGCTGCTCGCCTTCGGCGTGCTCGGGGACCAGGCGCGCGACGAACGGGAGCCGCTGGCGGCCGTACGGGTCGCGCAGACCAACTACACCGGGGCGGTCTCCGCGGCCCTGGTGTGCGGCACCGCGCTCCAGCGGCAGGGGCACGGCTCGCTGGTGGTGCTCTCCTCCGTCGCGGGCGAGCGGGCCCGGCGGGCGAACTTCATCTACGGAAGCAGCAAGGCCGGGCTCGACGCGTTCACCCAGGGGCTGGGGGACGCGCTACACGGCTGCGGGGTGCATGTCATGGCCGTGCGGCCCGGCTTCGTACGGACGAAGATGACGGCCGGTCTGCCGGCGGCGCCGCTGGCCACGACGGCGGAGGCGGTGGCCGAGGCGATCGAGGGCGGCCTGCGGCGCCGGGCCGAGATCATCTGGGTCCCCGGCGCGCTGCGCGTGGTCATGTCCACGATGCGGCATCTCCCCCGCGCGGCCTTCCGCCGCCTCCCCGTCTGA
- a CDS encoding decaprenyl-phosphate phosphoribosyltransferase: MVVTEQTATLTERAAPESGATPVDPRSLLGGLLRTARPRQWVKNVLVLAAPFAAARLLTAPEAIRLAVVLALFTACAAAVYLINDARDADADRAHPVKCLRPVASGRVPVPVAYAVGGLLAVLAPATAAVTCNADTAGLLCGYVVMQLAYCLWLKHMLVVDLVVVTSGFLMRAMAGGLALGIGLSRWFLITSGFGALFMVAAKRYSELVLMSQQADGEVGATRALLGSYTIGYLRFVWQLAAGVAVLAYCLWALETGRAPGSWLPWRQLSMIPFILAVLRYAVFADAGSAGEPEDLMLRDRALLAIALAWGALYVLAVINR, from the coding sequence ATGGTCGTGACCGAGCAGACCGCGACCCTGACGGAACGGGCCGCCCCGGAATCGGGGGCCACCCCGGTCGACCCGCGGTCGCTGCTCGGCGGCCTGCTGCGGACCGCCCGGCCCCGGCAGTGGGTGAAGAACGTCCTGGTGCTCGCCGCGCCCTTCGCCGCCGCCCGGCTGCTGACCGCACCCGAGGCCATACGCCTCGCGGTGGTGCTCGCGCTGTTCACCGCGTGCGCGGCGGCCGTCTATCTGATCAACGACGCCCGCGACGCCGACGCCGACCGCGCCCACCCCGTCAAGTGCCTGCGGCCGGTGGCCAGCGGCCGGGTGCCCGTCCCCGTGGCCTACGCGGTCGGCGGCCTGCTCGCCGTCCTCGCCCCGGCCACCGCCGCCGTGACCTGCAACGCCGACACCGCCGGACTGCTGTGCGGCTATGTCGTCATGCAGCTCGCGTACTGCCTGTGGCTCAAGCACATGCTCGTGGTCGACCTGGTGGTCGTCACCTCCGGATTCCTGATGCGGGCCATGGCGGGCGGGCTCGCGCTCGGCATCGGGCTGTCCCGGTGGTTCCTGATCACCTCGGGCTTCGGCGCGCTGTTCATGGTCGCCGCCAAGCGCTACTCCGAGCTGGTGCTGATGTCCCAGCAGGCCGACGGCGAGGTCGGCGCCACCCGGGCGCTGCTCGGCTCGTACACCATCGGCTATCTGCGGTTCGTGTGGCAGCTCGCGGCGGGCGTCGCGGTCCTCGCGTACTGCCTGTGGGCGCTGGAGACCGGCCGCGCGCCCGGGAGCTGGCTGCCCTGGCGGCAGTTGTCGATGATCCCGTTCATCCTGGCCGTGCTGCGCTACGCCGTCTTCGCCGACGCGGGCTCCGCGGGCGAGCCCGAGGACCTGATGCTCCGTGACCGCGCGCTGCTGGCCATCGCCCTGGCGTGGGGAGCGCTGTACGTGCTCGCCGTGATCAATCGATGA
- a CDS encoding SCO4848 family membrane protein yields MKLSRRVSWFLVAFGVWSWIVWTTFVKNLWKDASGLAFRHGDHSAPTTYFWVHLTLAITSFLLGTGIGWLGVRGLRALRGADGTAGGPAREPAGEQADSTVEESERATVR; encoded by the coding sequence ATGAAGCTCAGCCGCCGGGTCTCCTGGTTCCTTGTCGCGTTCGGCGTCTGGTCCTGGATCGTCTGGACCACCTTCGTGAAGAATCTCTGGAAGGACGCCAGCGGCCTCGCGTTCCGGCACGGCGACCACTCAGCGCCGACCACGTACTTCTGGGTCCACCTCACCCTGGCCATCACGTCCTTCCTGCTCGGGACGGGCATCGGCTGGCTGGGTGTGCGCGGTCTGCGGGCCCTGCGCGGCGCCGACGGGACCGCGGGCGGGCCGGCCCGGGAGCCCGCCGGGGAGCAGGCCGACAGCACCGTTGAAGAGTCCGAGCGCGCCACCGTACGCTGA
- a CDS encoding YihY/virulence factor BrkB family protein — MDWLTGLPWIGSRIATVMRTHAYRAFAHLLTVHWTRLAAAMTFTSFLSLFPLLAVSAAIGAATLSKGQLATLEHKLTQQIPGIADQLDISGLVANAGAVGLISAGALLLTGVGWVGSLRDCLRAVWHKDDEEHNLIVNKVQDAGILLGLGAAVLISLAASGFATAAVDWTAARIGIAHNGPGPVLLTLVGYVLAGIADFLILVYLLTLLPGVEPPRRAVAGAALIGAVGFEVLKLALSGYLQRVAGKNVYGAFGTPIALLLWINFMAKLLLYCAAWTATPIHAGDLDPHAHRGGKGQEITGDADEQGGSHRWERPRWGADGGGVPR; from the coding sequence ATGGACTGGTTGACCGGACTGCCGTGGATCGGCTCCCGTATCGCGACGGTGATGCGGACCCATGCGTACCGGGCGTTCGCGCACCTGCTGACCGTGCACTGGACCCGGCTGGCCGCCGCGATGACCTTCACCAGCTTTCTGTCGCTCTTCCCGCTGCTCGCGGTCAGCGCCGCGATCGGGGCCGCGACACTGTCGAAGGGCCAGCTGGCCACGCTGGAGCACAAGCTCACCCAGCAGATCCCCGGCATCGCCGACCAGCTCGACATCAGCGGCCTGGTCGCCAACGCCGGGGCCGTGGGCCTGATCAGCGCCGGCGCCCTGCTGCTCACCGGGGTCGGCTGGGTCGGTTCGCTGCGCGACTGCCTGCGGGCGGTCTGGCACAAGGACGACGAGGAACACAACCTGATCGTCAACAAGGTCCAGGACGCGGGCATTCTGCTGGGCCTCGGCGCCGCCGTCCTGATCTCGCTCGCCGCCTCGGGCTTCGCCACCGCCGCCGTCGACTGGACCGCCGCCCGGATCGGGATCGCGCACAACGGCCCCGGGCCCGTGCTGCTGACCCTGGTCGGCTACGTCCTGGCCGGTATCGCCGACTTCCTGATCCTGGTCTATCTGCTGACGCTGCTGCCCGGCGTGGAGCCGCCGCGCCGGGCGGTGGCGGGCGCGGCGCTGATCGGCGCGGTCGGCTTCGAAGTGCTGAAGCTGGCGCTCAGCGGCTATCTGCAACGGGTGGCGGGCAAGAACGTCTACGGCGCCTTCGGCACGCCGATCGCGCTGCTGCTGTGGATCAACTTCATGGCGAAGCTGCTGCTGTACTGCGCCGCGTGGACGGCGACCCCGATCCACGCGGGGGACCTGGACCCGCACGCCCACCGCGGCGGCAAGGGCCAGGAGATCACCGGCGACGCCGACGAGCAGGGCGGGTCGCACCGGTGGGAGCGTCCCCGGTGGGGAGCGGACGGCGGCGGCGTACCACGATGA
- a CDS encoding 2'-5' RNA ligase family protein translates to MGTTTIGVSIAVPEPYGRLLQERRAAFGDPAAYAIPTHVTLLPPTEVECSELPAFGRYLAGVARQGRPFPMRLDGTDTFRPLSPVVYVCVTEGGTDCAELQELVRSGPVARELQFPYHPHVTVAHGIGEAGMDRAQSELAEFAAAWTASGFALYAQGSDGVWRQLRVFPFGAEGRAALPHQAVRTASRI, encoded by the coding sequence GTGGGTACCACCACGATCGGCGTGTCCATCGCGGTCCCGGAGCCGTACGGGCGCCTGCTCCAGGAGCGGCGGGCCGCTTTCGGCGACCCGGCCGCGTACGCGATCCCCACGCATGTGACGCTGCTGCCGCCCACCGAGGTCGAGTGCTCCGAGCTGCCCGCCTTCGGCCGGTATCTCGCGGGCGTGGCCCGGCAGGGGCGGCCCTTCCCGATGCGGCTCGACGGGACGGATACGTTCCGGCCGCTGTCGCCCGTGGTCTACGTCTGTGTGACCGAGGGCGGCACCGATTGCGCCGAACTCCAGGAACTGGTGCGGTCCGGGCCGGTGGCCCGGGAGCTCCAGTTCCCGTACCACCCGCATGTGACGGTCGCCCACGGCATCGGCGAGGCCGGGATGGACCGGGCGCAGTCGGAGCTGGCGGAGTTCGCGGCGGCGTGGACCGCGTCCGGCTTCGCGCTGTACGCGCAGGGGTCGGACGGGGTCTGGCGGCAGCTTCGGGTCTTCCCCTTCGGCGCGGAGGGCCGGGCGGCGCTGCCGCACCAGGCCGTCCGCACGGCGTCCCGCATCTGA
- a CDS encoding D-alanyl-D-alanine carboxypeptidase family protein codes for MPKTVTAAVPGRTALAVSLIAALFGGTVLAGTADAAPAAGKTPKPPARMSTVGGDRLGVPGTQLNQAPGVPALPKKLTARSWIVADAETGAILAEHNAHWRLAPASTLKMLFADTVLPKFPKSTVHKVLLSDLKGVGEGSSLVGIRENLTYTVHDLWLGVFLRSGNDAVHVLAAMNGGVPATVAGMNARAHELQANDTHVVSPDGYDMPGQVSSAYDLTLFARDGLQNPDFRAYCSTVTAQFPGDWKKVKKSKKAGKAGKSATKPAKVRESFQIQNTDRLLSGDYDLKPYPGIAGVKNGNTTNAGATYTGVAQRGGRTLLVTVMNPAPGHNVVYREAASLLDWGFAAAPVVQPVGTLVPPLSQVPHPSPTPKATSRPGSHVAAQTTVAATSSSSSRGLWTAAGLTAGTGALLAAVIIVVRRRRPLPTGDAPTGATRPARRRRR; via the coding sequence GTGCCCAAGACCGTGACCGCGGCCGTCCCCGGCCGCACCGCCCTGGCCGTGTCCCTGATCGCCGCGCTGTTCGGCGGCACCGTGCTCGCCGGAACGGCGGACGCGGCCCCGGCGGCCGGGAAGACACCCAAACCGCCCGCGAGGATGTCGACGGTGGGCGGCGACCGGCTCGGGGTGCCGGGCACCCAGCTCAACCAGGCGCCGGGCGTGCCCGCGCTGCCGAAGAAGCTGACCGCCCGCTCCTGGATCGTGGCCGACGCCGAGACCGGGGCGATCCTGGCGGAGCACAACGCGCACTGGCGGCTGGCCCCGGCCAGCACCCTGAAGATGCTCTTCGCCGACACGGTGCTGCCGAAGTTCCCCAAGTCGACCGTGCACAAGGTGCTGCTGAGCGACCTCAAGGGCGTGGGCGAGGGCAGCAGCCTGGTCGGCATACGCGAGAACCTCACGTACACCGTCCACGATCTGTGGCTGGGCGTCTTCCTGCGCTCGGGCAACGACGCCGTGCACGTCCTCGCCGCGATGAACGGCGGCGTCCCCGCCACGGTCGCCGGGATGAACGCGCGCGCCCACGAACTCCAGGCGAACGACACCCATGTGGTCTCGCCCGACGGCTACGACATGCCGGGCCAGGTCAGCAGCGCCTACGACCTCACGCTCTTCGCGCGCGACGGGCTGCAGAACCCCGACTTCCGCGCCTACTGCTCGACGGTCACCGCGCAGTTCCCCGGCGACTGGAAGAAGGTCAAGAAGTCCAAGAAGGCGGGGAAGGCCGGAAAGAGCGCGACCAAGCCGGCCAAGGTCAGGGAGTCCTTCCAGATCCAGAACACCGACCGCCTGCTCAGCGGGGACTACGACCTCAAGCCGTACCCGGGCATAGCCGGCGTGAAGAACGGCAACACCACCAACGCGGGCGCCACCTACACCGGGGTCGCCCAGCGCGGCGGCCGTACGCTGCTGGTCACCGTGATGAACCCGGCGCCCGGGCACAACGTGGTCTACCGCGAGGCGGCCTCGCTGCTGGACTGGGGGTTCGCGGCGGCGCCCGTCGTACAGCCGGTCGGCACGCTGGTGCCGCCGCTGAGCCAGGTGCCGCACCCCTCGCCGACGCCCAAGGCGACCTCCCGGCCCGGCTCGCACGTGGCCGCGCAGACGACGGTCGCGGCGACCTCGTCCTCCTCCTCGCGCGGCCTGTGGACGGCGGCGGGCCTGACGGCGGGTACGGGGGCGCTGCTGGCCGCGGTGATCATCGTGGTACGCCGCCGCCGTCCGCTCCCCACCGGGGACGCTCCCACCGGTGCGACCCGCCCTGCTCGTCGGCGTCGCCGGTGA
- a CDS encoding FAD-binding oxidoreductase encodes MSAPSATDAPGRPGPGPGRPDPDHGGAASVSVSGWGRTAPTTARLLRPGSYEEAVAAVRESGRRGLIPRGLGRAYGDAAQNAGGAVLDMTGLDRVHEIDAVNGLVVCDAGVSLHRLMEALLPLGWFVPVTPGTRYVTVGGAIGADIHGKNHHGAGSFTRHVRAVELLTGDGETRLVTPEEEPELFWATAGGMGLTGVILAATIQLLPVRTSLMAVDTERAVDLDDLMDRLTTTDHRYRYSVAWVDLLARGAATGRAVLTRGDHAPLDALPARLRATPLAFRPRRLPAVPRFVPDGLLGPRSVGLFNEFWYRRAPREEHGRLRSLSSFFHPLDGLPEWNRIYGRSGFVQYQFVVGHGQEETLRTVVRRLSTRGCPSFLAVLKRFGDGDPGWLSFPMPGWTLALDIPAALPGLGALLDELDELVATAGGRVYLAKDSRLRPELVARMYPRLDDFRTLRARYDPRGTLTSDLARRLAL; translated from the coding sequence ATGTCCGCACCCTCCGCGACGGATGCCCCCGGCCGGCCCGGCCCGGGCCCCGGCCGCCCCGACCCCGACCACGGCGGCGCCGCCTCCGTCTCCGTCTCCGGCTGGGGCCGCACCGCCCCCACCACGGCCCGGCTGCTGCGCCCGGGTTCGTACGAGGAGGCCGTCGCGGCCGTGCGGGAGTCCGGCCGCCGCGGGCTGATCCCCCGGGGCCTGGGCCGGGCGTACGGCGACGCGGCGCAGAACGCGGGCGGCGCGGTCCTCGACATGACCGGCCTGGACCGCGTCCACGAGATCGACGCGGTCAACGGCCTGGTGGTGTGCGACGCGGGCGTCTCGCTGCACCGGCTGATGGAGGCGCTGCTGCCGCTCGGCTGGTTCGTACCGGTCACCCCCGGCACCCGGTACGTGACGGTCGGCGGCGCGATCGGCGCCGACATCCACGGCAAGAACCACCACGGCGCCGGGTCCTTCACCCGCCATGTCCGGGCGGTCGAGCTGCTCACCGGAGACGGCGAGACCCGGCTGGTCACCCCGGAGGAGGAGCCGGAGCTGTTCTGGGCGACGGCGGGCGGGATGGGCCTGACGGGGGTGATCCTGGCCGCCACGATCCAACTGCTGCCGGTGCGGACCTCGCTGATGGCCGTGGACACCGAGCGGGCCGTCGACCTGGACGACCTGATGGACCGGCTGACCACGACCGACCACCGCTACCGCTACTCGGTCGCCTGGGTCGATCTGCTCGCGCGCGGCGCCGCGACCGGCCGGGCCGTGCTCACCCGCGGCGACCACGCCCCCCTCGACGCGCTCCCGGCCCGGCTGCGCGCCACCCCGCTCGCCTTCCGGCCGCGGCGGCTGCCCGCCGTCCCGCGCTTCGTGCCTGACGGACTGCTCGGGCCCCGCTCTGTGGGGCTCTTCAACGAGTTCTGGTACCGCAGGGCCCCGCGCGAGGAGCACGGCCGGCTGCGGAGCCTGTCGTCCTTCTTCCACCCGCTGGACGGCCTGCCCGAGTGGAACCGGATCTACGGCCGCAGCGGCTTCGTCCAGTACCAGTTCGTGGTCGGCCACGGCCAGGAGGAGACACTGCGGACGGTCGTACGGCGGCTGAGCACGCGCGGCTGCCCGTCGTTCCTCGCGGTGCTCAAGCGGTTCGGGGACGGCGACCCGGGATGGCTGTCCTTCCCGATGCCGGGCTGGACCCTGGCCCTGGACATCCCGGCGGCCCTGCCAGGACTCGGCGCGCTGCTGGACGAACTGGACGAGCTGGTCGCCACCGCGGGCGGCCGGGTCTACCTCGCCAAGGACTCCCGGCTGCGGCCCGAACTGGTCGCCCGGATGTATCCGCGGCTCGACGACTTCCGGACGCTGCGGGCGCGGTACGACCCGCGCGGCACCCTCACCTCCGACCTCGCGCGAAGGCTCGCGCTGTGA